The Vibrio sp. STUT-A11 region AAGCACTGAATCAGAAACAGCATGAATTTAACTATGATGCTATTTTTGTTGATTTGCATAGCTTAGGTGGGGATGTAAATCAGCTCAAGCAACTTGAAGCATTGTTTACCTATAGCGAAGCTCGTATCGTCTATTTGTTTGAGCGTCATCCTGCTTCAAGAGTTTGTTTACCAGTAAATGAGGCGATATGGGTAGAGACGCAGGCTTGGTTACTCAATACAGCGAATACTATTGACCAAGTGCTGTTTGATTCACGTGATACGACTAGCTTATCAGATCATGGTGAGGTAGCCGCATTAGCACCTGCTTATGGACGCACGATCATGGTGGTGGATGACAACGAGTCGTTGCGTAAATTCACTGCGATATTGTTGGAAAAACAGGGGTTTGCTGTGATTCAGAAAGAAAATGGTCAACAAGCTGTTGAAGCGTTAGAAACAGATAGCGTCGATGTGATTCTTATGGACATCGAAATGCCAGTGATGGATGGGATTGAAGCTTCAAGAGTGATTCGAAAATCTAACAAGCATTATTCTTCGGTACCTATTATTGCCTACACCGGGGACAGTACTGCCTTTACTTTGGACAAAATCGGCTCTTCAGGCATGTCTGATTTCATTGTGAAACCCGCCAATAAAACCCGTTTACTGGATAAAATTGCAAACTGGGTATAAAAAAGCTCAGCATCATGCTGAGCTTTAAGGCATAAGACACCAACGAGCTATTTAACGTTTGTTACGCAAGTAGCGTTTACGTCGCTCTTCTTTACGTTTGGCTTTCTCTTCTTCTTTGCGCGCGGCTTCAATTTCCACTTCGATAAGCTCTTGCGTAATCATTTCGGGACGCTCTAATGTGATCTGTCCCAGTGTTCCCTGACGTAGCTCATGAAGCAGAATTTCTGATACCTTATGCAGGTCAACACGGCCACCAGCTCGCAATGCGCCTCGGCGACGACCAATCTCTTCCATAATTTCGATGTCAGATTCTGGAAGCTCATCGATTTGATAGCGTTGTTTCAATTTTTCTGGGTATTGAGCAGCTAAGTATTCGATGGTGTAAAATGCCACTTCGTCATATTCCATTGCGGTATCTTTCACAGCGCCTGTTGCTGCGAGACGAAAACCACTATGCGGGTTTTCTACTTTTGGCCATAAAATTCCTGGCGTGTCAGATAGAACAATGCCGTTTTGCAGATTGATACGTTGTTGACGACGCGTTACCGCTGGTTGGTTTCCCGTTACGGCGATCATACGACCTGCAAGCGTATTGATGATGGTTGATTTACCCACATTTGGGATACCCATGATCATAGTGCGAATGTTTTTGCCGATCTCTTCGCGGTGAGGTGCTAGCTTACGGCACAGTTCCATAATTTTATGCACTTCTTGAGGCTCAGAAGTCGTGACAGCCATGGCTTTCACATTCTGTTCCTGCTCAAGATGATCAATCCAGAGCTGAGTCAGTTCTGGGTCTGCCAAATCGCGCTTGTTCAATACCTTAACGACTGGTTTTTCACCACGAATCTGAGAAATTAAAGGGTTTTCGCTACTAAAAGGAATACGGGCATCCAGTACTTCAATGATCACATCCACCTGTGGGATGGCTTCTTCGATCTCTTTACGTGCTTTGTGCATGTGGCCAGGAAACCACTGGATTGAGTTGTTAACCATTTGAGTTATTACCTTAAATTCTTCTGCTCATAAGGGGTACGGATACTAACCTAGATTGGCGAATCGGTTTGATGAGGCCAGCATACTGGTTAGTTATAAGTAGTGTTCCATGCACCGCAGAGTTGAGCTTCATTCTGCTATTAGTCGTGTAGTTTATCACGTAATACCAATGAGCACCCAAGATGATGGAGAAAAACCGCTTAACCAGTATCAAGTGTCGAATATTTGAGCTCATGCTTGTGCTATTTTTCTTGCTCAAAATGTAGGATGCAATGTCATTGAAATTATTTGCTGAGATGTCGACCGCAAATAACGTGTAGTCAAAGGTGGAAGATGCTGTAGGAATGCCCTTACGAATTTAAAAATAAACTATTAATATCAATGCGTTATGTTTATTTTTCTGAGGGTCTGATATTTGACTTTTTAGCCCTTCAGATTAGTCTGACCTTCCAATCAGAGGAAGTCTTTATGTTCAGCATTCTAAGAAAAAGTTTCTTGTTATCCGTTACGCTTTTTAGTGTCGCGTTTTCTTTTAATGCATCTGCGCTATCTACTCGCGCAGAACAATCTACTCGTGAAGAACAAAAAGAAACCATCGTTGTTGGTGTGATTACTCAGCGCGATTCTACAGATTCAATGCTAGAGAGTATCGGTCCCTTTTATGACATTAATCTTGATTACCTAAACAACATTTCCAAAGTACTCAATCTCACACTCGAAGTCCGTGCTTATAAACATATTCCTCCGTTGTTGGCTGACGTAGAGAGTGGTGTCATCGATGGCGCAGTTGGGTTTAGCAAAACAAGTGAAAGGGAAGGTAGCTTCCTGTTTTCGCAGCCATTCTTTTCAAGCACCATTGCAGTTTGGTATCAAGATGCCAGCCTGAAACAGCGCGACCACCACGACATTCACTGGGTCTGTGTTGAAGGTAGCTCTTATTGTGACAACCTGAAAACTCAGGGTTTCGACAACATTAGTTATGCAAGAACTCGTCTAGAAGCATTTGAACAGGTTCGTTCTGGCCAAGCTAACGCACTCATTTCAACTTATGTGGCGATAAGCGAGTACCTCGACCAGCACAATATCGTCAAAGGACTGGTAGATATACCTGAGTGGCTGCATCATGAAGAGGTAAGTTTCATTACTTCACAAGATAATCAAAACCTGATTAATCAGATCAATAAGATTCTGAATTGGGAAAAGAGCGGAAAAAATATTCGCTCAGTTGCGTCGCAAAACCCTTACCATATTAACGATAAGTTATTAGTGGAATTCCGCAAGCATTTGGGCAGTGATCACACGATTACGTACAGTAGCAGTGAAGAGGCCTATCCGTTTTTATTTAAGAGCGCAAAGTCTGATCATTTGGATGGTGTTCTTCCGGATTTCATTGAGTTAATTCAATCGAGAACTGGATTGTCATTTCAGTTTGTTAAGCCCAATACGAGCTTAAGCAGTGGCTTGACCGCTTTTAACTCTGACCTCGTACCAGTTGCTTACGTCGATGAAGCGCCAGTTTCCGACTGGTTAGTGACTAAACCTTTTATGCGCAATAACTTTGTGTCTGTGAGAACAGAAAAGCACAATGTAGATGCGACGGAAAATTCGAAGCTGGGCATTTTGATCAGTTTAAAAAAGCAAGGATTAGTACATTTAGACTCGTGGCAACATGATCGCTTCTCTCGCTACGATGATCCTAAACAGTTATTGATGGATCTGAAATCAGGTAAATTGGATATCGCTTACGTCCCCGATGATATTGTCCACAGCTTGATTGCACAGGATCAGGTTGATGGCTTAGTGATTAACGAGCACGACGCACTGATATTCTCAATCGCATTCGCCGTGTCTAATCAGAATACGCAGCTAAAAAACATGCTTGATAGTGTCATCGAGACGATTGATTCAAACGAGATAGAAAAACTGCTTCGTTCGCACCGAAACTTCAATTTGGTTTATGGCTATGACGATGAACATATGACAAGAGTCGTTGTGTCTGGCGTGATTGCGTTTCTTGTGTTGCTCGTGGTGGCGTACTTTGTTTTGGCTCACTTGAGGTTAAAGGTAAAACTGGCCGAACTGAATGCCAATAACGAAGAAAAAGAAAAGCAGTGGTTAATGGAGATTATTCAGGAAATTAATAGCCTGGTGTTTATCCATGACGAGAACAATCATTTGGAGATGAGTAACTGTGTGCGCCATAAACAGGGTCAGTGCCAAGGTTGTAGTCTACAAAGTGGTTCGACTGGTATACACCTTGTCGATAACGAAGCTGAGTTAGTCAACGTTATTGAAGGCGAGCGCATTACGGAAGAAGTGGCGTCGTCAGGCTGCAAATTGGGTATTAACCACGTTTACCGCGAGCGCAAGTCTATTTCATCGCCGAGTGGGAAGAAAAAGTTCGTACTCACCGTTATTCAAGACATTACCCATCAGAAAGAACGTGAACAAGCACTCATAGATGCACAAGAAAAGGCACAAACGGCGGTACGTGCACGTGAGAACTTTTTGGCAACCATGAGCCACGAATTGAGGACACCACTGTCTGCGGCGCACGGTATTCTCGATCTACTTCAACGCCAGATAGAGGATTCCTCTAATCGAGAGCTCATCTCTCAGGCAATGCTGTCTCTCAACCATTTAAATACCCTGGTTGACGAAGTTCTGGATTATTCCAAGCTTGAGGCAGGGCAGTTAACCGTTGTACCAATAAAAACAGATTTGCTTTCAACACTTTGTGATGTTTTACGTAGTTTTGAACCTAAAGCACTGGATAAAGGTCTGGATTATAAGGTTATCGTGAAGCCATTTCGCCATCGTCTGGTGGACATTGACTCATTAAGACTGATCCAGATCATGACCAACTTACTGTCTAACGCGGTCAAATTTACCTCTGAAGGTGAAATTGCGATTAGCGTCATTGTTCATGAGTCTCAACTTATTTTAAAAGTGGCAGACACCGGTATTGGGATGACAGAAAGCCAACTACAAGGCGTTTTAGATCCCTTTGTTCAGGCCGATGATACCATTACTCGTAAATACGGTGGAACAGGTCTAGGACTCAGTATTGTCGACCGGCTGGTCCAATGTATGGGCGGTGAACTTGCGATTGATTCGCAATATGGTCTGGGTACGACGATGGTGGTGAAGCTTCCGGTCTCCTTGTGCGAACTGAACTACGAATACTTTCCAGAACTGACATACAGTGACGCATTACCATTGAGTGTTCGTCAGTGGTGTGAAACCTGGAATATGAAAGAATCCAATGAAGCTGACACAGTAAACTTGCTACCAGAACGAGATCAGGAGGGCCGCTGTAAAGGTGTTCTGTTTAGTCAACATGATATCGCGCCAATTTGTCTTTCGTTACGTGAGATTCAGTACCCTGACACCTTATTAAGTATGTTTGACCAAAGCCATCAAAATGTGATTTCAACGGACTTAGTTCAAGAGTCGATCGCTTGGGCTGAGGGAACGGTTTTGATCGCGGAGGATAACCCGATCAACCAAAGTATCATTCTAATGCAGATGCGTGAGCTTGGTATCGACCCCGTGATTGTCAATAACGGCCGTGAAGCATGGGAGTATCTGCAGCGGAGTCAACAGGTCGCTGCACTTTTGACCGACTTCCATATGCCAGAAATGGATGGCTTTGAATTAGTTAAGCATGTGAGATCTTCAGAGGAATTTAAAGCGCTTCCAGTCATAGGCGTTACCGCTGAGGACTCGCGCCTTGCGAGTGAAAAAGCAAAACAAATAGGCATGAATAATGTGCTTTATAAGCCATACAACCTGGATAAATTGAAATCCATATTGATTCCTTTTCTCGCACAGAAAGAAAAAAGTTCATCATTGAACTGGATTGATAAGTTTACATCACAAGATGCCGCAGAAATCGCACAAGTCTTCAGTCAGTCGATGGCCGCTGATGTTGCTAAGTTGAAAAGTGCTGCAACTGACGCAGATAAAAAACGTGTAATTCATGGAATAAAAGGGGCGGTAGGCGCCATAGGCATTTCTATGTTGACCGAACTTTGTATTGAGGCGGAGAAGGTCAGAGCTGGAGAATTGGATAAGTTTGCAGCGGAAATAATTATACATATCGAACAGGAGATCGAGAATGTAGAGAACTGGACAGGAATACATGAACAGAACATTTAATGCAATGGTGATCGACGATCATCCTCTTCAAACCACTTTATTGACTCACGCTCTACGCAAGCATGGTGCTTATGTCGCCCCGTTCAACTGCGTAGATGAGGCCATAATGTGTGCAGAAACCACGTATTTTGACGTGATATTTTGCGATATTATGATGCCGGGGAGAGATGGCGTCGACATGATGGAATTGCTCGATCAGATCAACTTTCAAGGCAAAGTGGTGATAGTTAGCGCTATGGATCTCACCATCATCTC contains the following coding sequences:
- a CDS encoding transporter substrate-binding domain-containing protein; the encoded protein is MFSILRKSFLLSVTLFSVAFSFNASALSTRAEQSTREEQKETIVVGVITQRDSTDSMLESIGPFYDINLDYLNNISKVLNLTLEVRAYKHIPPLLADVESGVIDGAVGFSKTSEREGSFLFSQPFFSSTIAVWYQDASLKQRDHHDIHWVCVEGSSYCDNLKTQGFDNISYARTRLEAFEQVRSGQANALISTYVAISEYLDQHNIVKGLVDIPEWLHHEEVSFITSQDNQNLINQINKILNWEKSGKNIRSVASQNPYHINDKLLVEFRKHLGSDHTITYSSSEEAYPFLFKSAKSDHLDGVLPDFIELIQSRTGLSFQFVKPNTSLSSGLTAFNSDLVPVAYVDEAPVSDWLVTKPFMRNNFVSVRTEKHNVDATENSKLGILISLKKQGLVHLDSWQHDRFSRYDDPKQLLMDLKSGKLDIAYVPDDIVHSLIAQDQVDGLVINEHDALIFSIAFAVSNQNTQLKNMLDSVIETIDSNEIEKLLRSHRNFNLVYGYDDEHMTRVVVSGVIAFLVLLVVAYFVLAHLRLKVKLAELNANNEEKEKQWLMEIIQEINSLVFIHDENNHLEMSNCVRHKQGQCQGCSLQSGSTGIHLVDNEAELVNVIEGERITEEVASSGCKLGINHVYRERKSISSPSGKKKFVLTVIQDITHQKEREQALIDAQEKAQTAVRARENFLATMSHELRTPLSAAHGILDLLQRQIEDSSNRELISQAMLSLNHLNTLVDEVLDYSKLEAGQLTVVPIKTDLLSTLCDVLRSFEPKALDKGLDYKVIVKPFRHRLVDIDSLRLIQIMTNLLSNAVKFTSEGEIAISVIVHESQLILKVADTGIGMTESQLQGVLDPFVQADDTITRKYGGTGLGLSIVDRLVQCMGGELAIDSQYGLGTTMVVKLPVSLCELNYEYFPELTYSDALPLSVRQWCETWNMKESNEADTVNLLPERDQEGRCKGVLFSQHDIAPICLSLREIQYPDTLLSMFDQSHQNVISTDLVQESIAWAEGTVLIAEDNPINQSIILMQMRELGIDPVIVNNGREAWEYLQRSQQVAALLTDFHMPEMDGFELVKHVRSSEEFKALPVIGVTAEDSRLASEKAKQIGMNNVLYKPYNLDKLKSILIPFLAQKEKSSSLNWIDKFTSQDAAEIAQVFSQSMAADVAKLKSAATDADKKRVIHGIKGAVGAIGISMLTELCIEAEKVRAGELDKFAAEIIIHIEQEIENVENWTGIHEQNI
- the ylqF gene encoding ribosome biogenesis GTPase YlqF; the encoded protein is MVNNSIQWFPGHMHKARKEIEEAIPQVDVIIEVLDARIPFSSENPLISQIRGEKPVVKVLNKRDLADPELTQLWIDHLEQEQNVKAMAVTTSEPQEVHKIMELCRKLAPHREEIGKNIRTMIMGIPNVGKSTIINTLAGRMIAVTGNQPAVTRRQQRINLQNGIVLSDTPGILWPKVENPHSGFRLAATGAVKDTAMEYDEVAFYTIEYLAAQYPEKLKQRYQIDELPESDIEIMEEIGRRRGALRAGGRVDLHKVSEILLHELRQGTLGQITLERPEMITQELIEVEIEAARKEEEKAKRKEERRKRYLRNKR